The following coding sequences are from one Syngnathus acus chromosome 14, fSynAcu1.2, whole genome shotgun sequence window:
- the igsf9bb gene encoding protein turtle homolog B isoform X1, with protein sequence MIWYVATLIASVFSTRGTAAQGAHGVREEPQFVTARAGENIILGCDVSHPLNGQPYVVEWFKYGMPIPFFINFRFYPPHVDPEYAGRASLYGKSSLRIENVRSDDQGWYECKVLMLEQQYDTFYNGSWVHLTVNAPPTFTDTPPQYVEAKEGGSIVLTCIAFGNPKPSVSWLRDSNLLVTSAKYKVFDGSLTVLSIGREDRGAYTCRAFSPQGEAVHTTRLLVQGPPFIVSPPDNITVNISQDAFFTCQAEAYPRNLTYTWFWEEDNVFFKNDLKRRVSVLIDGSLIIAQVKPEDAGKYTCAPSNSLGLPPTASAYLTVQYPARVVNMPSVLYVAIGLPGFIRCPVDANPPVTLVKWKKDGLPLRIDKYPGWSQMDDGSIRVAEVTEDSLGTYTCMPYNALGSMGWSPPAPLVLKDPPKFSVVPGGEYRQEAGRELVIPCEAEGDPFPNITWRKVGKSNKSKHNVLPRGSLQFKSLSKEDHGEWECVATNVATSITASTHIQVIGTSPHAATGVHAVASSTWANVSWEVGYDGGFQQTFSVWYGHVLKRERLGPHDWLSVPVPGGQEWMVVPGLEPETTYQCSVLAQNKLGTGPFSEVVTVNTLVFPLSTPEPLVLLTPPRCLTANRTQQGVLLTWIPPANHTAPIQHYVMEFRLGERWEVLDDSVPSGDTEMLARDLIQEAWYEFRVMAVMDDTISEPSNIVGVSSTDFFPPPEMVEESGLARPVVAGIVATICFLAAAILFSTMAACFVNKQRRRKLKRKKDPPLSITHLRKSMATPQSSGKASPESIGSKTSLSQSSEDSPEQHGKKASLSPAKKEELSLYKKTKRAITSKRYTISKQEAEATTPIELISRGPDGRFVMDPADAEFSVKPRRIQGFPFVEESDLYPEFRQSDEENDDLRPLPPVMAPLRPHQISPISSHESYLQPPAYSPRFQKPFEGMTIMESGRLQAAGQIRGSLHHRAFYGYLGSHGDHEPPPFYMTDTSPLSSVMSSPPYLSEGPFAYPLIPEEMGEGDFTQYAVSGFPYPLTLASSSHSPEFWRGMDLTFSTVEGPQFIFPPRHSLHRHDSPYPPPAPVLPLSAFQTSSLPMPTYPSVLPLEAPQSYSSKSPSKAKPHGSPARHFAAMQEAHFGQLRQRASRGMAVPVSPYTDPTARTGPSALSSLDTRWFESSPRFSPRQARRMDSGAHQVVLQPSRLSPLTQSPLSSHQGSPEIVVRPRPRPNIVAPGMSEITLLPPSAATFSRRSSPSSSPALGQGSRRSSPGYRSHMAFASSASSYPASQSPSPAMERSNVFGQVPSHRRTEEEILPSEPSPSQLSASGKRRGAPSVLSGSERMDALKYQRIRKAKKVTMNNNNSKARRKAGVSSSQTQQAHITQVLQPEEALYLHRKKKRLRIHDPYNRFSALLYRRPLPEDQKAILACMDNVELDQATFL encoded by the exons ATGATTTGGTATGTGGCCACTTTGATAGCAAGTGTATTCAGCACCCGAGGAACGGCCGCTCAAG GTGCCCACGGAGTGCGAGAGGAGCCCCAGTTTGTGACGGCACGTGCAGGCGAGAACATCATCCTGGGATGCGATGTGTCCCACCCTTTGAACGGCCAGCCCTACGTGGTGGAGTGGTTTAAGTATGGAATGCCCATCCCCTTCTTCATCAACTTTCGTTTTTACCCTCCACATGTGGACCCAGAGTATGCTG gcCGGGCCAGTCTATACGGCAAATCCTCCTTGCGGATAGAAAATGTTCGTTCGGACGACCAAGGCTGGTATGAGTGTAAGGTGCTGATGCTGGAGCAGCAATATGATACTTTCTACAATGGAAGTTGGGTGCATCTAACTGTCAATG CCCCTCCCACATTCACAGATACGCCACCTCAGTATGTTGAGGCCAAGGAGGGAGGAAGCATCGTTTTGACCTGCATCGCCTTTGGCAACCCCAAACCCTCGGTCAGCTGGTTGCGGGACAGCAACCTTCTGGTCACCAGTGCCAAGTATAAG GTATTTGATGGAAGTTTGACAGTGCTGTCCATCGGCCGAGAAGATCGCGGTGCCTACACATGTCGAGCCTTTAGCCCCCAAGGAGAGGCCGTTCACACAACACGGCTGCTAGTTCAAG GCCCTCCGTTCATTGTTTCGCCGCCAGACAACATTACAGTGAACATCTCGCAAGACGCCTTCTTCACCTGCCAGGCGGAGGCCTACCCCCGCAACTTGACCTACACCTGGTTCTGGGAGGAGGACAATGTCTTTTTCAAGAA CGACCTCAAGCGCAGAGTCAGTGTTCTGATCGACGGCTCCCTTATCATTGCCCAAGTCAAGCCAGAGGATGCCGGGAAATACACTTGTGCTCCTAGCAACAGCCTTGGCCTACCGCCGACTGCCTCTGCTTACCTGACTGTGcaat ATCCTGCCCGTGTTGTCAACATGCCATCCGTACTCTATGTGGCCATCGGTTTGCCGGGCTTTATCCGATGTCCTGTCGATGCCAACCCGCCTGTAACATTAGTTAAGTGGAAGAAAGACGGTCTCCCGCTCCGGATAGACAAG TACCCTGGTTGGAGCCAAATGGACGATGGGAGCATCCGTGTGGCAGAGGTGACGGAGGACTCTCTGGGCACCTATACCTGCATGCCTTACAATGCCCTGGGTTCCATGGGATGGTCCCCACCTGCTCCCCTGGTGCTAAAG GACCCCCCCAAATTCTCAGTGGTCCCTGGAGGGGAGTACAGACAGGAGGCTGGGAGGGAACTGGTTATCCCATGCGAGGCAGAAGGAGACCCTTTTCCCAATATAACATGGAGGAAG GTGGGAAAGTCCAATAAAAGCAAGCACAACGTTTTGCCTCGCGGCAGCTTACAGTTCAAGTCACTTTCAAAGGAGGACCACGGGGAATGGGAGTGTGTCGCCACCAACGTTGCTACGAGCATCACTGCCAGCACGCATATCCAAGTTATAG GCACAAGCCCTCACGCAGCCACCGGAGTCCATGCGGTGGCATCCTCCACCTGGGCCAACGTCTCGTGGGAGGTGGGCTACGACGGAGGCTTCCAGCAGACATTCTCAGTCTGGTACGGCCATGT GCTAAAAAGGGAGCGTTTAGGTCCACATGATTGGCTCTCAGTACCCGTGCCAGGCGGCCAAGAGTGGATGGTGGTGCCTGGCTTGGAGCCCGAGACAACATACCAGTGCAGCGTCCTCGCCCAAAACAAGCTTGGCACAGGACCATTCAGCGAGGTTGTCACTGTGAACACATTAG TATTTCCTCTAAGTACCCCTGAACCACTGGTGCTACTTACCCCACCACGGTGCCTCACAGCCAATCGCACGCAGCAGGGAGTCCTGCTTACCTGGATCCCGCCCGCCAATCACACAGCACCGATCCAGCATTATGTGATGGAGTTTCGCTTGGGGGAGCGATGGGAGGTCCTGGATGACAGCGTCCCCTCAGGCGACACGGAGATGCTTGCTCGTGACCTCATTCAG GAGGCCTGGTATGAGTTTCGCGTCATGGCCGTCATGGACGACACAATCAGTGAGCCTAGCAACATCGTCGGTGTGTCCAGTACTG ACTTCTTTCCACCGCCAGAGATGGTTGAGGAATCAGGTTTGGCGCGACCAGTTGTGGCTGGCATCGTGGCCACCATCTGCTTCTTGGCCGCAGCCATCCTTTTCAGTACAATGGCGGCCTGCTTTGTCAATAAGCAGCGGAGACGCAAgctcaaaaggaaaaaag aTCCACCTCTTTCTATTACCCACTTAAGAAAAAGTATGGCAACGCC GCAATCTTCAGGAAAGGCCAGTCCGGAAAGCATCGGCTCaaagacatccctgtcacAATCGTCAGAGGATAGTCCTGAGCAACACGGCAAGAAAGCGTCCCTAAGTCCAGCCAAGAAAGAGGAGTTGTCTCTCTACAAGAAGACCAAAAGAGCAATAACGAGCAAGAGATACACCATCTCCAAGCAAGAAGCCGAAGCAACCACACCTATCGAACTCATCAGCCGTGGCCCCGATGGCCGTTTTGTCATGGATCCGGCAGATGCCGAGTTTTCCGTCAAGCCCCGGCGAATCCAGGGTTTTCCTTTTGTGGAAGAATCCGACCTCTACCCTGAATTTCGACAGTCGGACGAGGAGAACGATGATCTTCGGCCTCTTCCGCCAGTGATGGCCCCTCTGCGGCCTCACCAGATCTCGCCCATCTCCAGTCACGAATCCTACCTCCAGCCTCCGGCCTACAGTCCTCGTTTCCAGAAACCCTTTGAAGGTATGACGATCATGGAGAGCGGCCGACTGCAGGCCGCAGGGCAGATCCGCGGCTCTCTCCATCACAGGGCTTTCTACGGCTACCTGGGCTCCCACGGGGATCACGAGCCTCCTCCTTTTTATATGACCGATACCAGTCCCCTTAGCTCCGTCATGTCCTCCCCTCCGTACCTGAGCGAAGGTCCCTTTGCTTACCCGTTGATTCCAGAAGAAATGGGGGAAGGCGATTTCACACAATACGCCGTCTCTGGCTTCCCTTATCCTCTGACTCTGGCTTCTTCCTCCCATTCGCCGGAATTTTGGCGGGGAATGGATTTGACCTTCTCAACGGTGGAGGGTCCCCAGTTCATTTTCCCGCCACGCCACTCTCTCCATCGCCACGATTCTCCCTACCCCCCCCCAGCCCCTGTTCTTCCACTGAGTGCTTTCCAGACCTCTTCTCTCCCAATGCCCACCTATCCGTCCGTATTGCCACTGGAAGCGCCGCAGAGCTACTCCAGCAAGTCTCCCAGCAAGGCCAAGCCTCACGGCTCTCCAGCCAGGCATTTCGCGGCCATGCAAGAGGCTCATTTCGGTCAGCTAAGACAGCGTGCAAGTCGCGGTATGGCCGTTCCGGTCTCGCCTTACACCGATCCGACGGCCCGTACGGGCCCGAGCGCCCTCAGTAGCCTGGACACCCGATGGTTTGAATCCAGCCCTCGTTTCAGTCCGAGACAGGCTCGCCGGATGGATTCGGGCGCGCATCAGGTGGTTCTGCAGCCCTCTCGACTTTCCCCTCTCACCCAAAGCCCCTTGAGTTCTCACCAGGGATCTCCCGAGATCGTCGTCCGTCCCCGACCGCGGCCCAACATCGTAGCCCCGGGGATGTCTGAGATTaccctcctccctccttccgCAGCCACCTTCTCAAGGAGATCTTCCCCTTCTTCCTCACCCGCACTAGGCCAGGGTAGCAGAAGATCCAGTCCTGGCTATCGTTCCCACATGGCCTTTGCTTCATCCGCGAGCAGCTATCCGGCTTCGCAGTCGCCGTCACCAGCCATGGAAAGGAGCAACGTGTTTGGGCAGGTGCCGTCTCACAGGAGAACTGAGGAGGAGATCCTTCCATCTGAGCCCTCTCCATCCCAGTTGTCAGCTTCAGG AAAACGTCGAGGTGCGCCGAGTGTCCTTTCGGGGTCTGAGAGGATGGATGCTCTGAAATACCAACGGATTCGAAAGGCTAAGAAGGTGACCATGAATAACAATAATTCCAAGGCCAGGAGGAAAGCAG GTGTCTCCAGCTCTCAGACCCAGCAGGCTCACATCACTCAGGTACTTCAGCCCGAAGAAGCGCTCTACCTCCACAGGAAAAAGAAACGTCTCCGGATTCACGATCCATACAATCGCTTCTCTGCTCTGCTGTACCGCCGGCCCCTTCCAGAAGATCAAAAGGCTATTTTGGCTTGTATGGACAACGTCGAACTAGACCAGGCCACCTTCCTCTGA
- the igsf9bb gene encoding protein turtle homolog B isoform X3, with translation MIWYVATLIASVFSTRGTAAQGAHGVREEPQFVTARAGENIILGCDVSHPLNGQPYVVEWFKYGMPIPFFINFRFYPPHVDPEYAGRASLYGKSSLRIENVRSDDQGWYECKVLMLEQQYDTFYNGSWVHLTVNAPPTFTDTPPQYVEAKEGGSIVLTCIAFGNPKPSVSWLRDSNLLVTSAKYKVFDGSLTVLSIGREDRGAYTCRAFSPQGEAVHTTRLLVQGPPFIVSPPDNITVNISQDAFFTCQAEAYPRNLTYTWFWEEDNVFFKNDLKRRVSVLIDGSLIIAQVKPEDAGKYTCAPSNSLGLPPTASAYLTVQYPARVVNMPSVLYVAIGLPGFIRCPVDANPPVTLVKWKKDGLPLRIDKYPGWSQMDDGSIRVAEVTEDSLGTYTCMPYNALGSMGWSPPAPLVLKDPPKFSVVPGGEYRQEAGRELVIPCEAEGDPFPNITWRKVGKSNKSKHNVLPRGSLQFKSLSKEDHGEWECVATNVATSITASTHIQVIGTSPHAATGVHAVASSTWANVSWEVGYDGGFQQTFSVWYGHVLKRERLGPHDWLSVPVPGGQEWMVVPGLEPETTYQCSVLAQNKLGTGPFSEVVTVNTLVFPLSTPEPLVLLTPPRCLTANRTQQGVLLTWIPPANHTAPIQHYVMEFRLGERWEVLDDSVPSGDTEMLARDLIQEAWYEFRVMAVMDDTISEPSNIVGVSSTDFFPPPEMVEESGLARPVVAGIVATICFLAAAILFSTMAACFVNKQRRRKLKRKKDPPLSITHLRKSMATPQSSGKASPESIGSKTSLSQSSEDSPEQHGKKASLSPAKKEELSLYKKTKRAITSKRYTISKQEAEATTPIELISRGPDGRFVMDPADAEFSVKPRRIQGFPFVEESDLYPEFRQSDEENDDLRPLPPVMAPLRPHQISPISSHESYLQPPAYSPRFQKPFEGMTIMESGRLQAAGQIRGSLHHRAFYGYLGSHGDHEPPPFYMTDTSPLSSVMSSPPYLSEGPFAYPLIPEEMGEGDFTQYAVSGFPYPLTLASSSHSPEFWRGMDLTFSTVEGPQFIFPPRHSLHRHDSPYPPPAPVLPLSAFQTSSLPMPTYPSVLPLEAPQSYSSKSPSKAKPHGSPARHFAAMQEAHFGQLRQRASRGMAVPVSPYTDPTARTGPSALSSLDTRWFESSPRFSPRQARRMDSGAHQVVLQPSRLSPLTQSPLSSHQGSPEIVVRPRPRPNIVAPGMSEITLLPPSAATFSRRSSPSSSPALGQGSRRSSPGYRSHMAFASSASSYPASQSPSPAMERSNVFGQVPSHRRTEEEILPSEPSPSQLSASGYLGSVVVTKSSTPQ, from the exons ATGATTTGGTATGTGGCCACTTTGATAGCAAGTGTATTCAGCACCCGAGGAACGGCCGCTCAAG GTGCCCACGGAGTGCGAGAGGAGCCCCAGTTTGTGACGGCACGTGCAGGCGAGAACATCATCCTGGGATGCGATGTGTCCCACCCTTTGAACGGCCAGCCCTACGTGGTGGAGTGGTTTAAGTATGGAATGCCCATCCCCTTCTTCATCAACTTTCGTTTTTACCCTCCACATGTGGACCCAGAGTATGCTG gcCGGGCCAGTCTATACGGCAAATCCTCCTTGCGGATAGAAAATGTTCGTTCGGACGACCAAGGCTGGTATGAGTGTAAGGTGCTGATGCTGGAGCAGCAATATGATACTTTCTACAATGGAAGTTGGGTGCATCTAACTGTCAATG CCCCTCCCACATTCACAGATACGCCACCTCAGTATGTTGAGGCCAAGGAGGGAGGAAGCATCGTTTTGACCTGCATCGCCTTTGGCAACCCCAAACCCTCGGTCAGCTGGTTGCGGGACAGCAACCTTCTGGTCACCAGTGCCAAGTATAAG GTATTTGATGGAAGTTTGACAGTGCTGTCCATCGGCCGAGAAGATCGCGGTGCCTACACATGTCGAGCCTTTAGCCCCCAAGGAGAGGCCGTTCACACAACACGGCTGCTAGTTCAAG GCCCTCCGTTCATTGTTTCGCCGCCAGACAACATTACAGTGAACATCTCGCAAGACGCCTTCTTCACCTGCCAGGCGGAGGCCTACCCCCGCAACTTGACCTACACCTGGTTCTGGGAGGAGGACAATGTCTTTTTCAAGAA CGACCTCAAGCGCAGAGTCAGTGTTCTGATCGACGGCTCCCTTATCATTGCCCAAGTCAAGCCAGAGGATGCCGGGAAATACACTTGTGCTCCTAGCAACAGCCTTGGCCTACCGCCGACTGCCTCTGCTTACCTGACTGTGcaat ATCCTGCCCGTGTTGTCAACATGCCATCCGTACTCTATGTGGCCATCGGTTTGCCGGGCTTTATCCGATGTCCTGTCGATGCCAACCCGCCTGTAACATTAGTTAAGTGGAAGAAAGACGGTCTCCCGCTCCGGATAGACAAG TACCCTGGTTGGAGCCAAATGGACGATGGGAGCATCCGTGTGGCAGAGGTGACGGAGGACTCTCTGGGCACCTATACCTGCATGCCTTACAATGCCCTGGGTTCCATGGGATGGTCCCCACCTGCTCCCCTGGTGCTAAAG GACCCCCCCAAATTCTCAGTGGTCCCTGGAGGGGAGTACAGACAGGAGGCTGGGAGGGAACTGGTTATCCCATGCGAGGCAGAAGGAGACCCTTTTCCCAATATAACATGGAGGAAG GTGGGAAAGTCCAATAAAAGCAAGCACAACGTTTTGCCTCGCGGCAGCTTACAGTTCAAGTCACTTTCAAAGGAGGACCACGGGGAATGGGAGTGTGTCGCCACCAACGTTGCTACGAGCATCACTGCCAGCACGCATATCCAAGTTATAG GCACAAGCCCTCACGCAGCCACCGGAGTCCATGCGGTGGCATCCTCCACCTGGGCCAACGTCTCGTGGGAGGTGGGCTACGACGGAGGCTTCCAGCAGACATTCTCAGTCTGGTACGGCCATGT GCTAAAAAGGGAGCGTTTAGGTCCACATGATTGGCTCTCAGTACCCGTGCCAGGCGGCCAAGAGTGGATGGTGGTGCCTGGCTTGGAGCCCGAGACAACATACCAGTGCAGCGTCCTCGCCCAAAACAAGCTTGGCACAGGACCATTCAGCGAGGTTGTCACTGTGAACACATTAG TATTTCCTCTAAGTACCCCTGAACCACTGGTGCTACTTACCCCACCACGGTGCCTCACAGCCAATCGCACGCAGCAGGGAGTCCTGCTTACCTGGATCCCGCCCGCCAATCACACAGCACCGATCCAGCATTATGTGATGGAGTTTCGCTTGGGGGAGCGATGGGAGGTCCTGGATGACAGCGTCCCCTCAGGCGACACGGAGATGCTTGCTCGTGACCTCATTCAG GAGGCCTGGTATGAGTTTCGCGTCATGGCCGTCATGGACGACACAATCAGTGAGCCTAGCAACATCGTCGGTGTGTCCAGTACTG ACTTCTTTCCACCGCCAGAGATGGTTGAGGAATCAGGTTTGGCGCGACCAGTTGTGGCTGGCATCGTGGCCACCATCTGCTTCTTGGCCGCAGCCATCCTTTTCAGTACAATGGCGGCCTGCTTTGTCAATAAGCAGCGGAGACGCAAgctcaaaaggaaaaaag aTCCACCTCTTTCTATTACCCACTTAAGAAAAAGTATGGCAACGCC GCAATCTTCAGGAAAGGCCAGTCCGGAAAGCATCGGCTCaaagacatccctgtcacAATCGTCAGAGGATAGTCCTGAGCAACACGGCAAGAAAGCGTCCCTAAGTCCAGCCAAGAAAGAGGAGTTGTCTCTCTACAAGAAGACCAAAAGAGCAATAACGAGCAAGAGATACACCATCTCCAAGCAAGAAGCCGAAGCAACCACACCTATCGAACTCATCAGCCGTGGCCCCGATGGCCGTTTTGTCATGGATCCGGCAGATGCCGAGTTTTCCGTCAAGCCCCGGCGAATCCAGGGTTTTCCTTTTGTGGAAGAATCCGACCTCTACCCTGAATTTCGACAGTCGGACGAGGAGAACGATGATCTTCGGCCTCTTCCGCCAGTGATGGCCCCTCTGCGGCCTCACCAGATCTCGCCCATCTCCAGTCACGAATCCTACCTCCAGCCTCCGGCCTACAGTCCTCGTTTCCAGAAACCCTTTGAAGGTATGACGATCATGGAGAGCGGCCGACTGCAGGCCGCAGGGCAGATCCGCGGCTCTCTCCATCACAGGGCTTTCTACGGCTACCTGGGCTCCCACGGGGATCACGAGCCTCCTCCTTTTTATATGACCGATACCAGTCCCCTTAGCTCCGTCATGTCCTCCCCTCCGTACCTGAGCGAAGGTCCCTTTGCTTACCCGTTGATTCCAGAAGAAATGGGGGAAGGCGATTTCACACAATACGCCGTCTCTGGCTTCCCTTATCCTCTGACTCTGGCTTCTTCCTCCCATTCGCCGGAATTTTGGCGGGGAATGGATTTGACCTTCTCAACGGTGGAGGGTCCCCAGTTCATTTTCCCGCCACGCCACTCTCTCCATCGCCACGATTCTCCCTACCCCCCCCCAGCCCCTGTTCTTCCACTGAGTGCTTTCCAGACCTCTTCTCTCCCAATGCCCACCTATCCGTCCGTATTGCCACTGGAAGCGCCGCAGAGCTACTCCAGCAAGTCTCCCAGCAAGGCCAAGCCTCACGGCTCTCCAGCCAGGCATTTCGCGGCCATGCAAGAGGCTCATTTCGGTCAGCTAAGACAGCGTGCAAGTCGCGGTATGGCCGTTCCGGTCTCGCCTTACACCGATCCGACGGCCCGTACGGGCCCGAGCGCCCTCAGTAGCCTGGACACCCGATGGTTTGAATCCAGCCCTCGTTTCAGTCCGAGACAGGCTCGCCGGATGGATTCGGGCGCGCATCAGGTGGTTCTGCAGCCCTCTCGACTTTCCCCTCTCACCCAAAGCCCCTTGAGTTCTCACCAGGGATCTCCCGAGATCGTCGTCCGTCCCCGACCGCGGCCCAACATCGTAGCCCCGGGGATGTCTGAGATTaccctcctccctccttccgCAGCCACCTTCTCAAGGAGATCTTCCCCTTCTTCCTCACCCGCACTAGGCCAGGGTAGCAGAAGATCCAGTCCTGGCTATCGTTCCCACATGGCCTTTGCTTCATCCGCGAGCAGCTATCCGGCTTCGCAGTCGCCGTCACCAGCCATGGAAAGGAGCAACGTGTTTGGGCAGGTGCCGTCTCACAGGAGAACTGAGGAGGAGATCCTTCCATCTGAGCCCTCTCCATCCCAGTTGTCAGCTTCAGG CTATCTGGGCAGCGTTGTTGTGACCAAGTCGTCTACACCGCAATAG